A stretch of the Metopolophium dirhodum isolate CAU chromosome 8, ASM1992520v1, whole genome shotgun sequence genome encodes the following:
- the LOC132950104 gene encoding protein mab-21-like: MRHGTGATAAEAAMLVPQDMLSAQTKMSYQLGKFWAERVMARKTAAVKTIREVCKVVQDVLREVEAQEPRFISSLVECNGRYEGLDVVSPTEFEIVLYLNQMGVLNFVDDGSLPGCAVLKLSDGRKRSMSLWVEFITASGYLSARKIRSRFQTLVAQACDKCAYRDSVKMIADTSEVKLRIRERYVVQITPSFKCAGIWPRSSAHWPLPQIPWPHPNLVAEVKTEGFDLLSKECVTLHGKQSALEGDAWVMSFVDVENRLMYGGCRKRCLSVLKTLRDRHLDLPGNPVTNYHVKTLLLYECEKHPLEMEWDEPCLGDRINGILLQLISCLQCRRCPHYFLPHVDLFKGKAPGSLENAAKQTWRLTRELLTNSRAFDKL; the protein is encoded by the coding sequence ATGCGACACGGTACCGGTGCAACAGCCGCAGAAGCCGCGATGCTCGTGCCACAGGACATGCTGTCGGCCCAGACGAAGATGTCATACCAGCTGGGCAAGTTTTGGGCAGAACGGGTGATGGCCCGGAAGACGGCCGCGGTGAAGACGATCCGAGAGGTATGCAAGGTGGTGCAAGACGTGCTGCGGGAGGTGGAGGCTCAGGAGCCGCGGTTCATATCGTCGCTGGTCGAGTGCAACGGCCGGTACGAGGGCTTGGACGTTGTGTCACCTACCGAGTTCGAGATCGTGCTCTACCTGAACCAGATGGGCGTGCTCAACTTCGTCGACGACGGGTCGCTGCCCGGGTGCGCGGTGCTCAAGCTGAGCGACGGCCGCAAGCGGAGCATGAGTCTGTGGGTCGAGTTTATCACGGCGTCCGGGTACCTGTCGGCCCGCAAAATCCGGTCCCGATTTCAGACGCTGGTGGCGCAAGCGTGCGATAAGTGCGCATACCGGGATTCGGTCAAGATGATCGCCGACACCAGCGAGGTGAAGCTCCGGATCCGCGAGCGGTACGTGGTGCAGATCACGCCGTCGTTCAAGTGCGCGGGCATATGGCCCCGGTCGTCCGCCCACTGGCCGCTGCCGCAGATCCCGTGGCCGCACCCTAACCTGGTTGCCGAGGTCAAGACCGAGGGGTTCGACCTGCTGTCCAAGGAGTGCGTGACATTGCACGGCAAGCAGTCAGCTCTCGAGGGCGACGCGTGGGTTATGTCGTTCGTGGACGTCGAGAACCGGCTCATGTACGGCGGCTGCCGCAAGCGGTGCCTAAGCGTGCTCAAGACGCTCAGGGACCGGCACTTGGACCTGCCCGGCAACCCTGTCACCAACTACCACGTCAAGACGCTGCTGCTGTACGAGTGTGAGAAACACCCGCTTGAAATGGAGTGGGATGAACCATGCCTGGGCGACCGCATCAACGGCATACTGCTGCAACTCATCTCGTGCCTGCAGTGCCGACGGTGTCCACACTATTTCTTGCCGCACGTCGACCTTTTCAAAGGCAAGGCGCCCGGCAGCCTGGAGAACGCGGCCAAGCAGACGTGGAGACTGACCAGAGAGTTGCTCACCAATTCCAGGGCTTTCGACAAGCTGTGA